GGTTACCAAGCTTTTGGACGATGTGGTGGCGCTTGGCTGCAATCCCAAGGATTCCGCAACCTGGATTTTAACCGATTGTGCAGGTGTATTGCGTAAAGACGGCAAGACCTTAAACGATCTTACCCTTTCTGCAGAAAAGCTTGCGGCAATCATCAAGCTGGTAGACAATGGCGATATCAACAGAAACGCAGGTAAGAAAATCCTGATTGCGGTTGTAGAACAGGATGTTGACCCGATTGCATACTGCAAGGAACAGGGTCTTGACCGAAAGGTGGATTCTTCTGCCATTGAAGCGGTTATTGACAAGGTTATTGCCGACAATCCCCGTGCGCTTGAGGATTTCAAGAGCGGTAAGGTTAAGGCGAAGCAGGCATTGTTTGGTGCTTGTATGAAAGAGCTTAAGGGCGCAGGCGATCCGACCATGATCCGCGACCTTTTGGACAACAAATTAAACAACTGTTAAAAATCAGGCGAGAGTAATATCCTTATATTACTCTCGCCTTGTATACGGAGAAAGTATGAAAAACAAACACATTCTGCTGATTTTGGTGGGTGGTACCATTTGTACTGCGCTGAACGAGGAGGGCAATCTTTCGGTCAGCGAAAAAGCCGGCTCACATCTCGTATCCGCTTTTGAAAACTCTTCCTCACCTTACGCAAAACAAGTCAGCTTTGATTTAACCGAAAATTTGTATATTTTAAGCGAAAACATGACGGTGGAAAAGTGGAATTTAATGCTTGACACCTACCTTTCGCACACCAAAAACACACATTACGACGGTATTATTTTTGCCCACGGCACAGACACCTTGGCGTATTCGGCATCTCTTTTTGCCCAGCTGTTAAGCGCAACCGATGTGCCCGTATTTTTTGTTTCTGCAAACAAAAATTTAAGCGATGCAGCGTCAAACGGTCATGCAAATTTCCGATGCGCAGTAGAATGTATTTGCCGGAACATCACGCCGAATGTTTATGTATCGTACCGGAATATTTCAGACGGAAAAATGTATTTGCATTTAGGGTCGCGCCTTCAACAGTGTCCCAACTACGCAGAGGATTTCCAAAGTGCAGGAATGCTTGATATCAGTGATATCAGCGAGCAGAATTTTACGTCCTATTTTGAAAGAATCCAAATACTGTATCCGCCTAAGAAGCGGAATGCTTTTGCAATCGAAAGCATAAAGCTGAAGCCTTGCGTGCTACTGCTTACCCCCTATGTGGGCATCCGCTACGATGCGTACCATTATGAAAAATTTGATGCGGTACTGCACGGCACATTCCACTCGGGAACTGCCTGTGCAGAAGGCGAAGTAAATTCTGTTTTAGATATGCTTGACCGCTGTGCCGAGTTGCATGTGGACGCCTATTTGTCCCCGGCTCTGCTGAAAAAAGGGACGTATGAGACGGTTTCAATCATCGGAAATCACGAAAAGAACGGTCAAAAATTCAAATTTTTATACGGATTTACCCAAGAAACGGCATATGCCAAGCTTTTGATTGCTTACTCCTGTTTTTTGGATGCAACCGACAGACAGACATTTATCGAAACAGAGCATAATTTTGAAATAACAGACAGAAAGGAGACCGCTGAATCATGACAGAAAAGTTATTTGAATCAGATTCCTATTGCCGTGAATTTACCGCAACCATTTTGTCCTGTGTGCAGGATGGCGAAAGCTATAAGGTTGTGCTGGACCGCACCGCATTTTTCCCCGAGGGAGGCGGTCAGGCGGCAGACAAGGGCAAGATAAACGGCATTGCGGTGCTGGATGTACAGACCGAAAATGACAAAATTGTACACACCCTCGAAGCTTGTTTGCCTGAAGGACAGACCGTTACGGGCGAAATTGACTGGTCGCTTCGCTACAGCCGTATGCAGAGCCATACCGGAGAGCATGTGCTTTCGGGCATAGTGTACACCCTTTTTGGCTACAGCAACGCAGGCTTTCATATGAGCGAAAGTTCCATGACCGTTGATTTCAGCGGTCCGCTCACCAAAGAGGACATTGAAAAGATCGAATGGCATGCCAATCAGGCAATATATAAAAATGCAGAAATCAAAGCATACTACCCCACCGATGAAGAACTTGCTACACTCAATTACCGCAGTAAGGTCGAACATTTTGAAAACACGCGTATTGTTGCCATCGGTGACATTGACTGCTGTGCCT
The sequence above is drawn from the Clostridia bacterium genome and encodes:
- a CDS encoding asparaginase, coding for MKNKHILLILVGGTICTALNEEGNLSVSEKAGSHLVSAFENSSSPYAKQVSFDLTENLYILSENMTVEKWNLMLDTYLSHTKNTHYDGIIFAHGTDTLAYSASLFAQLLSATDVPVFFVSANKNLSDAASNGHANFRCAVECICRNITPNVYVSYRNISDGKMYLHLGSRLQQCPNYAEDFQSAGMLDISDISEQNFTSYFERIQILYPPKKRNAFAIESIKLKPCVLLLTPYVGIRYDAYHYEKFDAVLHGTFHSGTACAEGEVNSVLDMLDRCAELHVDAYLSPALLKKGTYETVSIIGNHEKNGQKFKFLYGFTQETAYAKLLIAYSCFLDATDRQTFIETEHNFEITDRKETAES